The Cuculus canorus isolate bCucCan1 chromosome 5, bCucCan1.pri, whole genome shotgun sequence DNA segment GTGTTCATATCTGGCTAGTGGAAAGCTCCGAGATGGAAAGGTCCTGCTAGTAGGAAGAAGTGTTATCTACACCTATGGTCACAGTAGGTGGGTAACTATCAAAGGGTCATCAAGAGGAATTAAACAGGGCATGTTTGAAAGACACTCACAAACACTTTGTATGCTTCTTTGCCCAGCTCCTTCCAGGGAGAAAAGAACAATCataaatggtttgggttggaaggcaccataaagcccatccagttccaccccctgccatggagagggacaactcccactggatcaggtcccactccaagccccatccaatctggccttcaACTATGTCCAgagatggggcaaccaccactgctctggggaacctgggccagggtcccCCCGCttgcacaggaaaacatttctccttaagatctcatctcaatctcctctctttcagcttaaaccattcccctcgtcctatccctacactccctgatcaggagcccctccccagctttgtaGGCCCCTTTAGGCactgaattaaataaaactaattaattATATGCTCtgcaaagaagaggaagaacagtGACATGCCCAAGAGCACAGCACAAGTGACAGAAAGAAGCTGATGGAGGTGTCCTGGGGTCCAAGCCAAACTAGGTagagagaagaaacaacagTAAACCATGCCAGAACAGGCAGTGGTCTCAACTGCCCAGAAGCGGCAAACAACTGGCTTCTGTTCAGCAACTCTTGACATATTCTCTCTCAGCACTGGTAACTCCTGGTCTGTTCATGCCCTCCAGggatccctcagctgcttcctctATCAGTTGTCCTGACGCAGCCTTCAATGTGCTTCCCAGAAGAGGAAATCTCCACAAATGGAAACCCTCCAGAGCCTGCCTCAGCACAAATTTAGGGAACAAGCCACATTACTGCTCAATCAGCTTCTCCAAATACAGAAACCATGGAGCTCTCCAGGAAACCAAACTCAGAAGCCCTGAGCACAGCAATAACAGTGGCTCTGAGGCCGATGCAGCGAATGGCCCTCACTCACCTCTTTGCACTCACGGCTGACCGGCTCTGGAGTTACGTTCTGGCTGGCAGCTGAGACCATTGCGCTGCTGGTGCTTTTGTTTCGCCCATGGCCTTTCCTGAAGCCAGCTTTAGAAGGACTCTGGAGCTGAGGGTGCAGCTCCCGGTTTGGAGAGGAGGGCGTGGATGTGATCACCAGTGTCTTCAGAGCCGTTacctctgcctgcagcatgTCGATCTGAGGAAACAAGGCAAGAGTCACCAGCACCTTCAGCACCTCCTGAGCTCAAGCTTGCTGTACCCCACTAAGCACTGAAGCCACAGGGAACCAGCTACGAGCTCAGCCATGAagccttctccccatcctcccaAATACCCACCAGCACCTAGAATTTTAAACAGGGCTAAACAGCAGCTATTTGAGAACccatccctctgctcctctACCTGACCACATTTTCCCCCAAGCTCTTTTTTGACCCagtaacacagaagaaatgtcTCTCTCCTCAAGAAGGAACCAGTTGAACAGCCCTGTGATGCAGCCTTGTCAAGGAATTCCAACTCCCCAGCTCCCTACTCTAACCATCTCCACTACTGTGGCAATTAAACAGCATATCGCTCCTCTGCGGTTCCTCTTTCTCAGAGGGGAGCTGGATCAGCAGCGGACTGCAAGGATACCTTCCCCCCCACCTCAGTCAGTGTCtgctggagagggaagagagtaAACAGAGCACCCCAGGGAGACTGAGCTGCAGGCACTTTATTCTCCTCCAGCCAACGAACCAGCTGGGCACAGATGGCACCAACCTAACACAGAGATCAAGTCACAGAGAGTGCGGTTCTCACCTTGCCCCGTGCCTCTCTTAGCTGCTTCTCCGATGCTGCCTGTTTAGTGTTTGCTTCTCTCACCATCTTGTGCGCTTCCTGGACCAGAGAGAGTTTTAGTCTGCCTGTTCCATCACCAGTTCATAAAGTCATCAGGACAAGGCAAAGCTCTGCTGCACCACATCCTCTGGGCCATCAAGCAGGGGGACAGATATCAGTGCCGCATCCAAGGGTTTTATTGTGGAAGAGCCTTCTCCTAGAGTCTTCCAGAGGTGGTTCTCAGTGCCAGGGCCTGGAATGCATCCCCTTCTAGGAGTCTAGTTGGCTAAACTGAAGTGTTTAGCTGGTTAAGTCCAAGGTCACCTCAATCACTGATATAGGCTGCTCTGAAGAAAGCTAGAAGCAAGGACCTGCCCCTCCTTGCACCTGGGAAATTACTTTAGGCAAGGCTTTAACGTTAGCACCCACACAGCTGGGTAGCAACTACATCCACGCCCAGTCCAATACCTCTGCAACTCTGACCCTGACTCAAACCCACTGGCTTGACCTCAGCCCTGCACTATCACTGCAAACTATGCTGGCTGATCACTGTTTTTTTGACCCCGATCGCTGCCTGTGGCACAGATCCTGATCCAGACTTGCTGCTCCACGTCTTGGCTCCTCACTGGTGAGGTCACTGCTCCTGCCTGACTAGTTACTGCACTTTGCTCCCACTTCTCTTGCGGGAACAGCCAGCCCTCAGCGCTCCAGGCATGCCTGTAACACAGCAGGAGCTGTAGCTCGAGGGGGGACAAATGGCAGAGCTGAACTTAAGAGCATCTCCCACAGGAAGGGAGGAGCAGCGTGATTTCCAGCTGGGATGGAAGTGGTCTGGAAGTGCTGTCTAAGGCCAAAGGAAAGAGCAGCGTTCAGCAATGCTATCTCTATGCTCCCCCAAGGTCAGGCAGCCAAATCTCCAAGAGGGGGATGCTCTCTTGGCCCTCACACCCAGCACCAGCCCGTGTTTCAAAAGGTAGAGAGAGGCTCTCGCTTTTCTTGCTGACCAGTCAGATCCAGACATTAAAGCTGCTGGTAAATGGGATTTTGCCAGGATAGAGCTTGGCAAGAATCACAttacaataaaaacaacaacccaACCAACAGGCCTTCTGAACACTCACTGGAGCAGAGCATACGAGGACATCCAGCTTGTTCCCATGCCAAACAAGGGCAGATACGAGCCAGGGATTCATTTCTTTTACACAGCAGCTGCCGTCCACATGACGGAGCAGACACAGGAGAGGGACAGGAGCTACGTTTACCTCCAGCTGCAGGCATCCCCACATCTGGTTTACCTACCAGATGTAAGGACCACATCTGGTTTACCTACCAGATGTAAGGACCGATAACTGCTGTGCTCTTTATGCCACCCCAGAGCTGATAGAAGGGGAAAGGAATGCATGCAAATGCTCCCCAGGAGCAGATACCAGCCCCTGCTTGGACGCTTTGCCTGCAGCACTGCCCAGCTCTGTTCCTCCAAGTGGGAAAGAGCaacagggagaaggaggaaactGTGGGAGGAGATGGCTGGAAGTTCAGGGAAAGCCTGTCTGAAAGGAGTTGGATGTATGCTTGGTTTAAGAAActatgagaaaaggaagagggtgGTACCTCAAACAGGCTAGCTGTTAACTCCTCCAGTTCCTGCTCCAGTTGTTCTCTGACTTTTGACAGTCTCTCACATTCTTTGTCCTTCAGCTTCAGCTCCTGTTCAGAAAGTGGAGATGGATGCACAGGCTCATCACAGGCTCCAGCACCACTGATGCCTTCCGGCCCCCACCCAGCAATCACAACATCTCCTCCCCACCACCAGATGGATCCTCAGCCCAACTCCTGTCACTTAACTCCATACCGTGCTCTGTGTCACCAAAGACCACACCCCACGAGTTGCAGCAGGCTCTTCAGGACGGAATTGCTCACTCAACATTAGCAAGGAGGTTCCATAGAGAGCACTGTCTGCCTCGAGCTGCCTTTTGCAGGTTTCCAGGACTGATTTGGGTGTTGGTACAGAGGCTTCAGGTCAGCCTGGCAACTGATGTTCTGCTCCAAagcacttcacagaatcacacaacagtttgggttggaagggacctcaaagcccatccaattccaccccccccacccatggacacctcccactggatcaagggctccaagccccatccaacctggccttcaacatccccagggatagggcagccaccactgctctgggcaacctgggccagggtctccccaccctcacagtaaaacatttctccttaagatctcatctcactctcttgtctttctttcagcttcaagccgttcccctcatcctctccctgcacctcCTGATCacaagcccctccccagctttcctggagcccctttcagtattggaagctgctctaaagtctccctgtagccttctcttctccaggctgaagaactccaattctctcaagcctgtcctcatatcatctccatgacctcctttgcactcgctccaacaaatccacgtccttcctgtgccgaggACTCCTGAGTTGGACACAGGGCCCCAGGTAAGGcctcaccagagtggagcagagcgTTAGAATCACTGCTTGCTCTGCTGTTCCCActcctttggatgcagcccaggacacggttggctttctgggctgcaaatgtACTTCATGGCCACCTTAGCAcagcctctctcctcttctgctgctccagaCTGCAGCACAGCCACGTTGAGATCCTGCTCCCCTCAGCTCAAAGCCTCAGGAAAAACCCTACTGCTCAAATCATTGCCACTGTTCCCAGGTCTCCTCACAAACAGCAGGCTTTACCTTTTGAGCTTTGTGCAGCTCTTCCTTCAGGAATTCAGACCCTTTTTCACGGATCTCCACTGAAGAGCTGCGTAGACGTGACACGTTGAGCTGCTCAGTGGACTGGGTCTCATCCACACCTCCAGCATCCTGGCATCCAGTCTCTGGCTCCTCCTTGCTGCCTTTGGATGGCATTAGTGTTTTCCAATGTCCCACAGCTGGCTGTTCCTGGCTGTCTTCCTCAAAATTGGCCTCGCTGCGGGGAAGCAGCACAGAGATACTTTATGAGGGGACAATTCACAGCCTCAAATGCCTACCACACATCCAcctccagcctcttccaggTGCTGAACTGAGGCAGAGAGGGTGATGGTGCATGAAGACGCCAGGGGTGGCATAGAGGACCCTGCTTTgtgtccagcagcagcagttcctttACCCTGCATGCAGGCACTGTCTCCCTATGAACACCCTTCATCTTCTTCGCATGGATTCCTTCCAGATCAGCAACAGGAGATGGTGGTCTAAAATAAAGGCTTTGAGGGAAACCTCCACTTCTGTCCTGAGATCTTTAAGAATCTCAGAATGGTTCAGGTcagaagggaccctaaagatcatccagttccacctctcactggatcagggactccaagccccatccaacctgcccttcaacacttccagggacggggcagccaccacagctctgggcaacctgggccagggcctccccaccctgacagcaaaatatttctccctaagatctcatctcaatctcccctctttcagcttaaaccattgccctcatcctatccctgcactccctgatcaaaagcctcccaatcccagctttcctgaagcccctttcagtcctggaagctgctctaaggtcttcctggagccttctcttctccaggctctctcCTGGAGAGaatcccatctctctcagcctggccttggcTCCAGCcctggatcatctccgtggcccAGCCTGCACTCCTTTTAAGAAGGGCTGGTTTCCCAACAGTGAGTACTCCCTCATAGCTTGTTCTGAACACACAAAACTTAGTAGGCAAAGCAATGCTACTGGTAATTCCTGGTTTGACCCTTCTCAATCTGTATGCACCAAAGACTATTAACTCAAGATAAATGGAGAACAAAGGCATCTGGCCCAGGAATCCTGTTCTCACCCACTTTGGGAGAGAAACAAGTAGAGATGTACTTGAAAGGTACCCAAAACGCTGTTTCCCCAGTGCTCAGTAGGACTTTGTCAACTGTCACCAGACTAACACAGACCCTGGAAGAGGCTGATGGATTCAGCTGATGGATTCTATAGgcttggcagctgctggggcCTTTGGAGAGGAAAACATAGGCTTGAATGGTCGGATGACAGGGCACTGCAATGACAGTGTTGTCTGGAGCACATCCATCATCCCTTCTCCACACACTGAGCTGTCCTCACATGGTCATCGGCCAGTTGAAACCACCAGGACCATGATCAAGCCTTGCACACATGGAAGCTTCCTATCATGTCCAGCCACTCAGAAGGATGGACACACCGCTCTGCAGATTAACCCTCTGCCACTTATCTCTGGGTCACATAGCTGAGCTGGGGTGCTACCCTCTTCCATGCACAGCACcaattcctcctcctgcacactcctggctgctgcttcttgccTACTTCCTTCTCTTACAGAGAAGCTATCACCTTCTTTCAATCAGGTTCGCTTTGtcatcttcccttttctcagcctctgtattttcctctcctgAACTTGCCGTACATCCTGTATTCCATCCAGGCCAGGTTCTCCCTCCGCGCTCcaaccccatccccacagcatGACAGACAAACAACCGCAGAGAAACCATGAGGCCCAATTACTGATAGGCCTTTTTCTCCTAGACTAGAATGGTGCCAACACCTTTTCTCCTCAAATCGCCCCCTTCTTGCCTCACAAAGCTGACCATGAGCAACAGTTGTCAACATTCAccttccaaagagaaaaagaagctgcagcCACCAGCTAATTCAGCCCACGTACCTTAGGAAAGCATGTGGGAAAGCATGGAAAACTCTCCAAAACCTTGGAAGACCAAAGGGACAAGACCACCATTGATGCCATGCCAACTGGAGAATATTTTGACTACCAAACTAGGGGTGGGGGACATCAGCTGGCATCACAGATTTTGCTGACCTCTCTGTTGAGCAAGAatattgaatcatagaacagtttggcttggaaaggaccttcaagatcatccagttccagtcccctACCACAGGCagtgacaccttccactggatcagggtgctcaaagcctgaTCCAACCTAGTCTcgaacacctctagggatgagACAACAAAAGCACCAGTAAGGTGGTCACAGAGCAGTGCTAAGAAGGTAGGGAACGACAGGAATGAACTGGCATCTCATGGACTTCATCTGGCTTTACCAAGCATCCACTGAGAAGATCTAGAAGAGAAGGTTTATCCTGGTGACACTACTGAATTTGGAAGTGCGGGAAACCACATAAAAGCATGTCTCAGGGAAagggcaagaaaataaaatgagctggcaggaaaataaaatgagttttgGCCAGAGGAGAAAGGACAGACAGAGCCTTCAAGCAAAGATAATTCACGTTGAGGTATTCCGCATCCTGGGACTGCTTGATAAAAAGCAATACACACAAACACGGAAGGGTACGCCTAGCTGAGCAAGCCACAACCAACGGAACTCCCAGACTGGGCAGGCATCTACAGGTTGAGGTGTGAGAGAGCGCCCAAGTACAAACTACACAGTGTTTAGAGTGCACAGTGCCTGCTCCATCCAGTTGGGCTGCTCTGTCAGTGTGTTTGGTTAAtcagaagaaaggcagaacagcacagaagaaagagaatagTTAAGAAACGTTACAATTAGCTAACATTGATCATTTACCTAAAAACCGACTTCACTAATCCAATGAGGAAGTCTCCAAAGGCTTAAACACTACGGAAGGGGAAGGATcaaggttggacttgatcttaaaggtcttttccaatcttaatgattccatgCATGAAACCCATTACAGGAAGGTGCGGATATAATGAGACAGATTCATCCCTGCCACAGAGATCAGGGGAGGTTCTCTGCACTGGGTTTGCCATGGAGCAGGGGAGACACACCAAAGAGAGGTCAGTTAAGCCATCTCTCAGGTGGCAGAGTGGAAGCCCTCTCTGCTGCGGACTTTTGAGATTAGACAAGGTGAGCTGTAGAGAACACATCTCTCCAGGTTCTCCTGCACTGGAGAGGAAACACATCCAAAGGGCCTCAGCCAGTCTGAGCacttctagaagaaaaaaatcccagatcACAGAGGAAAAGCTAGATTCAAACCCAAGCAGTgagcaaaaaaataacaaacaaggaaaaagtacatttcaACAGTCCTGTCAGCTACCAAGACAGCCAATCTAACCCATAatatcaggaaggaaaaaatgttgcttctttACAGTTCTCAAGTTCTCAAATGAAAGTTGTTTGTCTCAGCAGACAGGTATCCCAGTGTATTCCCACACACTATAGAAGAAAACTGGAGGTCACAGAGGGACAGAACAGTGCCACTCACACTCCATAAAGCTAAGGGATCTACAAACCTATCCTGAAATCCCATCTTCCATGATGGAACAGTGCATTCTCTATGCCGTGCAAACAGAATACCAACaaaagaccaggctggatgaggctatgagcaactTGATtcagtgggacgtgtccctgcccatggccaggggttggaactggatgggctttaaggttccttccaacccaaaccactctatgcCAGATTCTTCTCATCCAAACCTCTATCTCCTCAACGCTGGGGCTTTGAAGCCCACCCCATCAGGGACCACCTGGAACACCCACACTCTCCTGGTCTAACTGATGGGTTATCTTCCTCCAAAAAATGTGCCATGTCCTGAAGGTCCCATGTTGATACAAGAAATGCCAacttacacaaaaaaaacattcacGTTCCTCTAAAGTTTCtgtagaaaaagcaaaaaaatgtgcAGGATCTGCACTTTTCCCAGCGGGCCCCGCATGTTTCCTGCCATGCCGATCCACCACGGTTATTTCCCGTATGAACGGCCTGTGGGTCTCTCCAGGTTCAACTCTTACCATGGGGTTTGCAAAGAGGACCTGACtttcccatcctgtcccagACAGCTGCCCTACTGCAACACCACAGACCAGCATTGGTCCAGAGCTCACTCAGCACCCGTCCAGCTTTCTAAGGCTTTGGCAAAGCACATGCTCTGCTCTACTATAGACACATAATTCCTGTTTTGTGTCTTTTGGTGCTATCACCACCTTATGCCTGCAGTTCACTAGTGGACAAGGCACCTCCTTAGTCCATCTCCTGACCACACTTCCATGTCCAGAGCCTTGGGAGCACCTCAGCCCTGAGGCTTTCTGCTGCCagtgataccaaaaatgccagcaaataaactctctaagactcattttggagttctATAAAGCAATCGCCCTTTAGTCAGGCCTGGGTAACATGAAGGAGCGCTCTCCATCGATGATGTGCAATGAGACAAGATCTGCAGACAGAATATATTCCCCACTTCCCTGGATATGTATAAATTTGCTCAGAAATCTTATGgatattctattactttccaaggactcatgTTAATATAATTataaacttcacaacagtcaaatctcttgctaatttggagctgtGGAGCCAGCTCTGTATAACCTAGCATTTGAGATagagaaagactgcaaacagaggggatttCAGAAGACACATCTGCTCAGCAGAGATCTTGAACACAGGGCgtaacagtgtctggaaaaacactgtttgaaaaaacatgctataaaaagacatgctgtcagagggaaactctgtctaactttcaaaaaacacagttacttggatgaaaacttaactctactttagcttaaatcaaaatattttgtaatagtGACTACTTTTTGTACCACTTTCTCCCCTCAGGCTGCGGTTTGTGGGCACAgacatctccaaagaatgagcagtgcctggaaaaacacagttggaaagaaaacacGGTGTCAGAGGGGCATTCTAgctcttaaaaaatacaattaccGAGAcgaaacttaactctactttaccttaaataaaaatatttcactttttgtaatagG contains these protein-coding regions:
- the RAB3IL1 gene encoding guanine nucleotide exchange factor for Rab-3A isoform X3; this encodes MPRGHCSFFGDVCAHKPQPEGRKCEANFEEDSQEQPAVGHWKTLMPSKGSKEEPETGCQDAGGVDETQSTEQLNVSRLRSSSVEIREKGSEFLKEELHKAQKELKLKDKECERLSKVREQLEQELEELTASLFEEAHKMVREANTKQAASEKQLREARGKIDMLQAEVTALKTLVITSTPSSPNRELHPQLQSPSKAGFRKGHGRNKSTSSAMVSAASQNVTPEPVSRECKEVDSILFAEFQAWKESPTLDKSSSFLDRIYREDIGPCLDFTKQELSELVRVAVEENTLTIEPVASQTLPLTKMSAEECSGPNGFRSQIVMKCALSGLPRTCKHRIMLGDSGNYYYISPSCRARITAVCNFFTYIRYIQQGLVRQDVELMYWEVMRLRKEMSLAKLGFYRSEM
- the RAB3IL1 gene encoding guanine nucleotide exchange factor for Rab-3A isoform X2, with protein sequence MPRGHCSFFGDVCAHKPQPEGRKWYKNEANFEEDSQEQPAVGHWKTLMPSKGSKEEPETGCQDAGGVDETQSTEQLNVSRLRSSSVEIREKGSEFLKEELHKAQKELKLKDKECERLSKVREQLEQELEELTASLFEEAHKMVREANTKQAASEKQLREARGKIDMLQAEVTALKTLVITSTPSSPNRELHPQLQSPSKAGFRKGHGRNKSTSSAMVSAASQNVTPEPVSRECKEVDSILFAEFQAWKESPTLDKSSSFLDRIYREDIGPCLDFTKQELSELVRVAVEENTLTIEPVASQTLPLTKMSAEECSGPNGFRSQIVMKCALSGLPRTCKHRIMLGDSGNYYYISPSCRARITAVCNFFTYIRYIQQGLVRQDVELMYWEVMRLRKEMSLAKLGFYRSEM
- the RAB3IL1 gene encoding guanine nucleotide exchange factor for Rab-3A isoform X4 — protein: MPRGEANFEEDSQEQPAVGHWKTLMPSKGSKEEPETGCQDAGGVDETQSTEQLNVSRLRSSSVEIREKGSEFLKEELHKAQKELKLKDKECERLSKVREQLEQELEELTASLFEEAHKMVREANTKQAASEKQLREARGKIDMLQAEVTALKTLVITSTPSSPNRELHPQLQSPSKAGFRKGHGRNKSTSSAMVSAASQNVTPEPVSRECKEVDSILFAEFQAWKESPTLDKSSSFLDRIYREDIGPCLDFTKQELSELVRVAVEENTLTIEPVASQTLPLTKMSAEECSGPNGFRSQIVMKCALSGLPRTCKHRIMLGDSGNYYYISPSCRARITAVCNFFTYIRYIQQGLVRQDVELMYWEVMRLRKEMSLAKLGFYRSEM